In Oryza sativa Japonica Group chromosome 2, ASM3414082v1, the following are encoded in one genomic region:
- the LOC4330609 gene encoding ACT domain-containing protein ACR7 — MDVFHVTDRLGCKLTNDSVITYIEQSLGMWNGPTRPMALEGLTALELTGAGRTGLISEVFAVLADMDCGVVEGRAWMHRVHLGCLIFLRNKETDTERMARIEAASDTSSSATPSAPAAAPWPPSPPPPSRTPSAASTLDKTTSETTEGGDLLWFLEKKEVLYPVYSHKRRR; from the exons ATGGACGTCTTCCATGTCACCGACCGCCTCGGTTGCAAGCTCACCAACGACAGCGTCATCACCTACATCGAGCAG TCTCTGGGGATGTGGAACGGGCCAACGCGGCCGATGGCGCTCGAGGGGTTGACGGCGCTGGAGCTGACAGGGGCCGGCCGGACGGGGCTCATCTCGGAGGTGTTCGCCGTGCTCGCCGACATGGACTGTGGTGTTGTGGAGGGCCGCGCGTGGATGCACCGCGTCCACCTCGGCTGCCTCATCTTCCTCCGCAACAAGGAAACCGACACCGAGAGGATGGCACGCATCGAGGCCGCCTCGgacacctcctcctcggcgactccatcagcgccggcggcggcgccgtggccgccgtccccgcccccgccgtcacgcacgccgagcgccgcctccaCGTTGGACAAAACCACCTCCGAAACCACCGAGGGAGGTGATTTGCTCTGGTTTTTAGAGAAAAAGGAGGTGTTATACCCGGTTTATTCACACAAGCGTAggagatga